The following is a genomic window from Mycobacteriales bacterium.
CACCCGGGTCGACGGCCGCACCGGCGTGTGGGTCACCGCCGACGACCGCGGCCCGGATCGCAAGGTCGCCGCGATCGGCGTACGGGTCAGCAAGTGCGTGACGATGCACGGCTTCGCACTCAACTGCGACCCCGACCTCACCGAGTACGGCCGGATCGTGCCGTGCGGCATCACCGACGCCGGCGTGACATCCCTGTCCGCCGAACTCGGCCGTGACGTCTCCGTCGCCGCGGCGCAGGAGGCAGTCGTGCCCCGACTCCGCGGCCTGCTCGCCCCCGAACCCGCCCTCCTCCCCTCCCATGATCAAGAGGGGATTTCGACACGAAACGCCGTACGAATCCCCTCTTGATCATGGGAGATGGGGCGGCGGCTGCGGCACACAGAGGGCAGCGCGGAGGTCGTCGATCACACCGAGCGGATCGTCCCGCAGCCGTCGTACCGGAAACCGGAGCAGCGTGAAACCGGCCGCGTGAATGTGGTTCTGCCGCCGCAGATCCTGTTCCCAGGACGCCGCGTCGAGGTGCCACGCCATGCCGTCCACCTCGCCACCGACCCGTTGCTTCCGCCACAACGCATCGACGACGTAGCTGCCGGAAGCAGTGTGTACTGTGGCGTTCCACTCCGGCTCGGGTAGCCGAGCGCGGCGTATCAGCTGGAGAAACTCGGCTTCACCCGCCGACCTGGCGCCGGCCACGACCTCGTCGAGAGTGAGCCGGAGCCAGCGCGATCCGTTGGGTGGGGCGGAATCGACCTGCGCGCGCAGGTCGTCCACGTCGACGAGACGGCGTTGCACCGCGTCGGACACCATGGCGCGCACGTCACCACGAAGGGGCAGTCGGCAGGCGACGTCGACCAACGTTCGCGCGGCATCGGTGCACGGCAGCCCTACCCGCACGACGCAGACAACCGGGACCAACGCCTGGTGCACGACGACGAATCCGCTCGGTGGACGACGACAACCATGCGGCACCGTCACCTCTACGTCTCGTTCGACGATCCGTAGTCCGTGCAGGTGCGCCGCGCTGCGGTAGCTCAACACGGCACCCGGCCCGGCGTACGCAAGTCCCGCCCGCCACCGCTGCCGCGCCGACATGGGTCCCGAGTGCGCGACGAGGACACCGGGCAACACCCGCTGCCAGCGACCGGAACGCACCCGCGACCGCAACGTGCTCATGCTGAGGCCGGCATCGACCAGGTCGGCATAGCGCGCGACCTTCTCCCCCTGCCGCAGCACCGCCTCCCAGCCCACCGCAGAAGGATGCCGAAGATCACCGCGTGCGCACCGACGTCGTCCACACTCATGATCAAGAGGGGATTCGTACGGCGTTTCGCACCGGAAATCCCCTCTTGATCACCGGAGTCGGGCGACGGCGCGGACCAACGCGGGCCGACGCAGGCGGCGCGGACGGCTAGGGTCCTGGGAAGAGGCCGCCGGTTCCAGGAGATCGCCATGACCGAACCCACGAAGATCCTGCTCGACGAGTCGGAGATGCCGCGCCGCTGGTACAACCTGCTCGCCGACCTGCCCAGCCCGCTACCGCCGGTGCTGCATCCCGGCACCGGTCAGCCGGT
Proteins encoded in this region:
- a CDS encoding DUF559 domain-containing protein; its protein translation is MGWEAVLRQGEKVARYADLVDAGLSMSTLRSRVRSGRWQRVLPGVLVAHSGPMSARQRWRAGLAYAGPGAVLSYRSAAHLHGLRIVERDVEVTVPHGCRRPPSGFVVVHQALVPVVCVVRVGLPCTDAARTLVDVACRLPLRGDVRAMVSDAVQRRLVDVDDLRAQVDSAPPNGSRWLRLTLDEVVAGARSAGEAEFLQLIRRARLPEPEWNATVHTASGSYVVDALWRKQRVGGEVDGMAWHLDAASWEQDLRRQNHIHAAGFTLLRFPVRRLRDDPLGVIDDLRAALCVPQPPPHLP